AGTGTTTTATGATGAGATAGGACAAGTTATTTTACGTAAATTTCACATTCATTGCGAATTTTGTGGAAGCGATGACCTTCTCATGGATCTACACGGGAAAAAAGTTTGTAAATCATGTGCAGAAAGTATTGTAAGCCAAGATCAATAGTTTTTTGCTATAGGTGTAACGAT
This genomic interval from Sulfoacidibacillus ferrooxidans contains the following:
- a CDS encoding AbrB/MazE/SpoVT family DNA-binding domain-containing protein, which produces MKITGMSRPLDALGRVVIPKELRKTLGLEPGDPIEVFYDEIGQVILRKFHIHCEFCGSDDLLMDLHGKKVCKSCAESIVSQDQ